One Candidatus Hydrogenedentota bacterium genomic window, GAAACCTCTTTCCCCATCGAGCAGCCGGTATCCCGCAAATACCGCCGCACCCGCCACCGCCGCAAGCAGGAGACCAGCCAGAAAAGAACGCGGGGACGATCGCAACTGCATCATGGCACTCCTTACCACATTGCCTCATTTGCCGCCAGTCATCGCATCTGAGTCTAGCACAATTCCGGCATGTTCTTCTGGGATTCCAGATGTGCACACCAGCGCCGTGGCGACTTGCACCGGACCAGGAACATACGCGGCGTTCTTCCGTGAAGATGCCCGCGGTCCTGGCGCAGGCGCGCAAGATCGGAACAAAGAAACCTTCTTGTTTATGCGAAGCGCTCTTTCAGATAGCTTTCGAGCGCGCGTAGCCGGTGCGCGTGGGTATGTTCGGCGGCGATGCGCCGCTGCGCCGCCCGGACAATAGCCGCCCGTTCTTCAGGGTGGTTCAGAAAGAAAGCGGCCTTGTCTCGCAACTCGTCCATGGATTCATACAGAACACATTCGCGGCCGGGCTCGAAAAAGGCGTGCATATCCGGCTGGTTATCGGTAAGCAGGAACCCGCCCGCGGCGGGACAGTCGAACACGCGCTGGTTCACGGCGTAACACATTTGCAGGCTCGTTGAATTCACATTCACCTTGGTCCCGCGGTAATACGGCGCGAGGTCGTCAAAATAACCAACCGCGCCGCCCGCGGGAACACCGTATGCCTGCCAGCCCGCGTCGCCACGCACTTCGAGGCCCAGCGGGGCGAGTGTGCGCGCAAGGACCTCGCGCTGGCGTCTGGTAGCCTCGTAATTCACAAGCAGTTCCACGTTTCGCCTCTCAGACTCGTTCAGTCCTGCCAGCAGCGTTCCGTCCAGGATTGCCGGCATTCCCGCGGCGTATCGCT contains:
- a CDS encoding glycosyltransferase, producing LEQAGFRHVHFMPHATDPALFCGEPPETFERDLAFVGVSMVALTAEAIDKHAHVPHVLDAVRRAFELGRVTRERYAAGMPAILDGTLLAGLNESERRNVELLVNYEATRRQREVLARTLAPLGLEVRGDAGWQAYGVPAGGAVGYFDDLAPYYRGTKVNVNSTSLQMCYAVNQRVFDCPAAGGFLLTDNQPDMHAFFEPGRECVLYESMDELRDKAAFFLNHPEERAAIVRAAQRRIAAEHTHAHRLRALESYLKERFA